A genomic segment from Lates calcarifer isolate ASB-BC8 linkage group LG13, TLL_Latcal_v3, whole genome shotgun sequence encodes:
- the LOC108882362 gene encoding fatty acid-binding protein, liver-type has protein sequence MSFSGKYQLESQENFEPFMKAIGLPDELIQKGKDIKSVSEIEETGDNFKVTVTTGTKVLVNTFTIGQEAELETITGEKVKAVVQRDGNKLKVSLKGIESVTELVDGNTIVNTMTLGGIVYKRTSKRI, from the exons ATGTCTTTCTCTGGAAAGTACCAGCTGGAGTCACAGGAGAACTTTGAGCCTTTCATGAAGGCCATTG GTCTCCCTGATGAGCTCATCCAGAAAGGCAAAGACATCAAGAGCGTCTCTGAGATCGAGGAGACAGGCGACAACTTCAAAGTGACGGTCACAACTGGCACTAAGGTCCTCGTAAACACCTTCACCATTGGACAAGAGGCTGAGCTGGAGACCATCACTGGAGAGAAGGTCAAG GCGGTGGTTCAGCGTGATGGCAACAAGCTGAAAGTCTCCCTGAAGGGGATTGAGTCCGTTACAGAACTggtggatggaaacacaatTGTCAAT ACAATGACTCTTGGCGGCATTGTATACAAGCGGACAAGTAAACGCATTTAA